GCGCACCACGGTTTCGTCCAGGGCCATGTCGAGGGTCGAGCAGACCATGTCGATCAGCCGTTCGGCCCCGTTCAGCCGCCCCCACAGATAGTCGTTCTCGCGCCAGGCCCGGCTGAAAAACGCGCCGAAGTGGGTGAACGCAATGCCCTTGAGGCAGGCGCGCGTGCCGCCGGGCCGGATCGCGGTGGCGTCCTCGGGCGAGATGCGGTCCACTTTCACCGAATCAAATTCGCCCAGGCCATCGCCCTGATAGAGCGGCAAAGTGGCCACGTCGTAGAACGGAAAGCCCAGATAGGCATGGAGGAACCGCCGCCGCAGCGGCTTGTCCATGGCCTCGATCGCGCGGACGAATAGCGCATCGACCTCGTCGTCGAGCCGGGCCAGATCGCGCCGCGCGGCAATCTGGGCGAGGACTGCGCCCGGATGGGTGGCAAACTGCGCCGCATGATCGGAAAAACCGGGGCCAAGCCCGGCAAGGCTGGCCTGTGCCTGATAGAGCGCCTGCGCCTGATAGACGACATCGCGCGCGGCCTCGCGCATGGCCGGCGCGATACCATCGGCCTCGTCCCAGTTGGAGGTGAGCCGCCGGGCGAGCAGCTTCAGGCGGCGAATGCGGAAATTGAGATCGTGGGCGCGGAAAAAGGCGATAGCCGCCTGGCTGGCCCCGCCGCTGCGTTCACTCAGGTGGTTGAGGCCGAGGCTTTCGAGATGGGCCCAAAGCCGTTCCTCGACCGGCGCGGCCCCGCGCCCGCTGTGCGGATCGGCGCCCAGTTCGGCGGCGAGCGGGGCGGGCAGGGCCTGGGCGATCAGGGCGGCCAGATCGGCGACGATCCCGGCCAGCTTGACTTGCGCATAGCTGTGAAAGGCAAAACCGGCCTGCTCGGCGGCGGCCTGCTGGGCGCGGGCGCGCCAGCTGATCAGGCGGGCATGGCTCGGGCGGTCGAAGAACAGGGTGTGGCCGAACAGGCGCACGACGGTGTCCTCGATCTCGGGCTTGAGGTTCTCGACAATGGCCCGCACCCGCTGGCGCTCGCGCGACTGGCGTTCGAGGGCTTCGAGGTTGTCGCGGATCGGCTGTTCGCGCGGGATGGTCGAAAGCGCGCCGAAGATGGCCGAGAGGAAGCCGATCGGGGCGGGGGCCTGCGAAGCGGGGCTGGCGCCCGGATTGTGGGGGGCGGGATCGAGATAGACGAAGCGGCGGTCGACCTCGCGCCGCGAGGGGCGGCTGGTGAGGGCGGACATGGCCGGTCCGAACGGGCGGTTGGCCAGAACGGCGCCATCGACGAGGGCGGCCTGGTCGAGCGTGCCTTGTCGCCAGCGGTGCGGCATGATCCGGGCCACGAACGCCTCGCGCCCCGGCCAGCCCTGCCCCCGTTCGGCCATGAGTTGGTCGATCTCGGCCAGGGTGAGCGGGGGAAAGGCGCCCGGAAAGCTGGCCGTGGCGCGCGCGGCCAGCACGAGTTCGGGCAGTGCGGCCATCGGCCTGCCGTGCAGGGTTGCGATCTGGGCCTGGAACCCGATGGCCAGACGGTGCTCGTTTTCCTCGACCAGCGGGGGGCTGTTGAGGTGAAGCGGGGTGGGGTGGCCGGTAAAGTCCGTGGCGGTCACCAGCAGGTCGAGCGGGTGGCGCGGGGGCAGGAGCGGGGCGTCGGCCGGGCTGCGGGCCATGGCGTCGAGCGCTTCGGCCAGCAGGCGTGAGAAGCCGATCCCGCTGAACGGCGGGGCGAACCAGCGCGCGCGGATCAGCCGCGAGACCTTGCGCCGCACTTCGCCGCGCAACGCCGGGCCCAGTTGGCGGGCCAGATCATGCCCGCCGGGCTGGAGTCCGGGCCAGCGCAGGGCTGCCCAGACCAGCGGCTGGGCCCAGAACTTGGCAAGGCGGCCCCAGGGGCGGGCATCGGGATCGAGCAGGATGTCGCTGTCGGCGCGTTCGAGCCAGAGATGGGTGAGCGGTTCGAGGCTCTGTCCGGTGGCCAGCGCCTGGGCGAGGAAGACCGCGTTGATGCCCCCCGCGCTCGCGCCCGAGAGAATGTCGATCATCACCCGCAGCGACAGCCCCCGGTCCTGCGCGATGGTTTCGAACAGGGCGCGCCAGACCGCTTCGGTGCCCGATGGTTCTGCCGTGTCGGGCGCGGCATTGCGGGAGTGGGCATGGTGGGCCCTGCTCGCACGCAGGAGATGCCAGAGTTCCTTGGTAACCCCATGCATGTAGACGGCCAGGCTGATGCCGCCGGTGGAAACGAGAGCCAGTCGCAGTTCTTTCTGCCGCATGCAATCACCATGGCAGGCTTTGCCCATGCCCGCCAGTAGGGCTACACTGATGTAAATCCTGCCGACAGCCACGGGGTGAAGATGTCAGATTCACCGACAATTTACGCACATCGGGCTAAGACCCTGTCCGTGGCGGCCCTATCCGGGCGAAACGGTAACTTTGGGGAACGATGATCCGCCTGTTCAAACACTATATTCCCAAAGCGGTCTTTCTGCTGGGGGTCATCGATTTCTGGCTGCTGATCCTGGCGGGCGAGCTGGGCTGGAGGGTGCGTGCCTACCAGTTGTCCATCGACAGCGGGTCCATTGGCGACCGGCTGGTGCCCTTGCTGTTGTTCGCGGTGCTGGTGCAGACGGCGATGGTCTCGGTCGGGGTCTATGGCTCGGATGCGCTGCGTTCGATGCGCTATGCGACCGCGCGGTTGATGGTGGCGATCAGCCTGGGGATCATCGCGCTGTCGGTGGTCTATTTCCTGCTGCCGGGGCACACGCTGTGGCGCTCGAACCTGTTTTACGCGATGATGCTCTCGCTCGGTTTGCTGATCGGCGTGCGGGTTGCCCTCGGCGGCTTTCTGGGGACGGCGGCGTTCCGGCGGCGGGTTCTCGTGCTCGGCGCGGGGCAGCGGGCCGACCGGCTGCGCAAGCTGGGCGAGCGGCGCGAAGCGGGCTTCATGATCGTCGGCTTTGTCGCGATGAGCGCGCAAGAACCGGTCATCGAGGAGGCGATCAGCCGCGATGCCCTGCCCAATCTTACCCGGTTCGTCGAGAATCTCGGGGTCAGCGAGGTCGTTCTCGCGCTCGAGGAGCGGCGCAATGCCCTGCCGCTCAAGGATCTGCTGCGGATCAAGACCACCGGGGTCCATGTCAACGACTTCTCCACCTTCGTCGAGCGCGAGACGGGGCGGGTCGACCTCGACACCGTCAATCCGAGCTGGCTGATCTTCTCCGACGGGTTTGCTTCAGGGCGGATGCTCTCGGGCGCGGTCAAGCGGGCCTTCGACATTGCCGCGAGCCTGCTGCTGCTGGTGCTGACCGCGCCGGTCATCGCGGTCTTTGCCGTGCTGGTAAAGCTCGACAGCAAGGGCCCGGCGTTCTTCCGCCAGACCCGCGTGGGTCTTTATGGGCAGAGCTTCGACCTCATCAAGCTGCGGTCCATGCGCACCGACGCGGAAGCGGGGGGCGCGCAGTGGGCGGCCAAGAACGACCCGCGCGTGACCCGCATCGGTGGCCTGATCCGCAAGTTGCGCATCGACGAACTGCCGCAGACCTGGACCGTGCTGAAAGGCGAGATGAGCTTTGTCGGCCCGCGTCCCGAACGCCCCGAATTCGTCACCGGGCTTGAGGAAGAACTGCCCTATTATGCCGAGCGCCACATGGTGAAGCCGGGGATCACCGGCTGGGCGCAGATCAACTATCCCTATGGCGCCTCGATCGAGGACGCGCGCAACAAGCTCGAATACGACCTCTACTATGCCAAGAACTATACCCCGTTCCTTGATCTCCTGATCCTGCTTCAGACGCTGCGTGTCGTGCTCTGGCACGAAGGCGCGCGCTGAGCGGGGAGGGGCCATGCACGCGCCTTCAGAATGGACGGGGCTGTCAGGCTGGGGGGGGCTGGGCCAATGGGGCTTCGTGCTGGCGGCCTTTGCCGCGCTCGTGCTGGGGGGCTGGCAGATCGAGCGGTATCGGCGGGGGCATGACGCAGCGCGCGCGCGCGCGGTCAGGCTGGCTCCGATCGTGGCGGTGCTGGTCTGCGCGCTCTGGGCGCTGATCGAGGCGACATATGGTCCGGGCGACCCGGCGGCGCTGATCGCCGATGTGGCGCGCAATCTGGCCTGCCTGGGGCTGGTCTATGCGCTGTTCGTCGACGACGGGCGGCACGAGACGGTCGCGCCGGTGCGTCCGGTGCTGGTCGTGCTGGCGGTCGTCGAGCTTCTGCAACCGGCCCTGCTGGTCTTGCGCCTGCGCCTTGGCATGGATGGTCTGCCAGATTCCCATGAACTGGTGATGATCTTCGAGATTTCGGTGATCCTGCGCCTGCTGGTGATCACCGGGGCGCTGGTGCTGGTCCACAATCTCTATGTCGGGGCCATGGGGCCCCAGCGTCAGGCTCTGCGCTGGACATGCGGGGCCCTCGCGCTGATCTGGGGTTATGACCTCAATTTCTACACGATGGTCTATCTCGTCAATGCGATGCCCGCCCAGTTGGTCGGCCTGCGCGCGCTGGTGGCCTTGCTGGGCATGGGCGTGCTGGGGATGGGGGCGATGCGCGAGCGGTCGCAGGCGCGGTTTTCGCCCTCGCGGGCCGTGGCGTTCCAGTCGCTCTCGCTGCTGGTCATCGGCGGGTACATGCTGCTCATGGTCGCCGTGGCGCAGTCGGTGGCCTGGCTGGGCGGCGGGGCGACGATGCTCACCCAGCTCGGCTTTGTCTTTGCCACGACCGTGCTGGTGCTGGTGCTGGTCCCCTCGCAGCGCCTGCGCGGCTGGCTCAATGTCATGGTGTCCAAGCACTTCTTCCAGCACCGCTACGACTATCGCGCCGAATGGCTGCGGTTCACCCGCACGATCGGGCAGGGGCATAGTGTGCAGGGGCTGGGCGGGCAGGAAACCGGCGACGCCACCTCGCTCCACGCCCGCGTGGTGCAGGCTCTGGCCGACATAACCGACAGCCCGCGCGGCGCCCTGCTGGTGCCTGCGGACAATGGCGATCTGGTTCTGGCCGCGCGCTGGCAATGGCCCACGCTCGACGTGCCGGCACAGGCCATGCCCGCGCACAGCGTGGCCTTTTTCGAGCAGAGCGGCTTCATCGTCGATCTCGACGAAGTGCGGCGCGGGGTCGATCATCGCGGCGAGGCGTGCGCCACGCCGGGCTGGATGGCGCAGGACGAGGCGATCTGGGCGCTCGTGCCGCTGGTGCATTTCGACCGGCTGGTCGGGCTGGTCGCGCTGGGGCGCCCGCCGCTCGCGCGCAAGCTCGACTGGGAGGACTTCGACCTCCTGCGCGTGGCAGGACACCAGATTGCCAGCACGATTGCCGAGAACAACGGCCAGCTGGCCCTGCTGGAGGCCAGCCGTTTCGACGAGTTCAACCGCCGCATCGCCTTCGTGATGCACGACATCAAGAATCTGGCCAGCCAGCTCTCCTTGCTGGCCCGCAATGCCGAGCGTCACGCCGACAACCCCGAATTCCGCAAGGACATGCTGCTCACGCTCGGCAATGCGGCCGACAAGCTCAATGCCCTGCTCGCGCGGCTCTCGCGCTATGGGACGGGCCATGGCGGCGAGCGGCTGGTCCCGGTCGATGCTGGTGCCCTGGCCCAGCGCCTTGTCGCGCGGTGGCAGGGGATGCCAGTCGAGGTCGTCATCGGCAGGGCCGATCCCTGTCTGGTCATGGTCAGTCCCGAGACGCTCGAACAAGTGCTCGTCCACCTCGTGCAGAATGCGCTCGATGCCAGCGGGCCGGGCATGCCTGTCCGCATCGAGGTGTCGGGCGAGGGGGAAACCGGCTCTGTCGCGGTGGTCGACAGCGGCTGCGGGATGAGCGCCGAATTCGTGCGCAACGGGCTGTTCAAGCCCTTCGTGTCGACCAAGCCGGGCGGCTTTGGCATCGGCGCGTTCGAGGCCCGCGAACTCGTGCGCGCGATGCGGGGCTCGCTCGATGTGGAAAGCCGGGAAGGGCTGGGCAGCCGCTTTGTCGTGCGCCTTCCACTTGCCGCCCAATCTCCGCCAGACCTTCCACCGTTTGATCTTGTGACAGAACAGAAAGTTGCCTGATGACCGAGCCGCACGCCAAGACGGCCTCCTCCCCCGTCCCGCCAAAGCCGGGGTCCAGGCTGCTGCCCAAGCTACTGATCGTGGAAGACGATCCGGGCCTTCAGGCCCAGCTCAAGTGGGCTTACGAGGATTTCGAGGTGCTCATTGCGGGCGACCGGGCCAGCGCGCTCACCCTGCTGCGCGCCGAGGAACCGCCGGTGGTGACCCTCGATCTGGGCCTGCCGCCCGACCCGGACGGCACGAGCGAGGGTTTTGCCCTGCTCGATGCGATCATGAGCCTCAAGCCCGATACCAAGGTGATCGTTGCTTCGGGCCATGGCGCGCGTGAATCCGCGCTGCGGGCCGTGGCGCAGGGGGCCTATGATTTCTACGCCAAGCCGGTCGATATCGATGCGCTGGGGCTGATCGTGCGGCGCGCGTTCCACCTGCACCGGATCGAGGCCGAAAACCGCGCGCTGGCCGCTCGCGCGCCTGCCGATGCCCGCGTGCTGGGGGGGATGATCACCGCTGCGCCCGAGATGGTCAAAGTGGCGCGCACGATCGAGCGCGTGGCCAATACCGATGTCTCGGTCATGCTGCTGGGCGCGAGCGGGACGGGCAAGGAACTGCTCGCACGCGGGCTGCACGAGGCCAGCGTGCGCAGTGGGGCCGCCTTCGTGGCGATCAATTGCGCCGCGATCCCCGAAAACCTCCTCGAAAGCGAGCTGTTCGGCCACGAAAAGGGCGCGTTTACCGGCGCGGTCAAGACCACCGAGGGCAAGATCGAGCAGGCCAATGGCGGCACCCTGTTCCTCGACGAAGTGGGCGACATCCCGCTGCAATTGCAGGTCAAGCTGCTGCGCTTCCTGCAAGAGCGCACGATCGAACGGATCGGCGGGCGCCGGGCGATCCCGGTCGATACGCGGATCGTGTGCGCCACCCACCAGAACCTTGAGGCGATGATCGCCGACGGGCGCTTCCGCGAGGACTTGTGGTATCGCCTTGCCGAGATCGTGATCAGGATCCCCTCGCTGGCGCAGCGGCCCGGCGACGCGATTTTGCTGGCCAAGGCTTTCCTGACCCGGTTTGCCGCAGCGATGAACCCGGCGGTCAAGGGCTTTGCCCCCGATGCGCTGGCGGCCATCGATGCCTGGGGCTGGCCGGGCAATGTTCGCGAACTGGAAAACCGCCTGAAGCGCGCGGTGATCATGGCCGATGGCAAGCTGGTCTGCGCCGCCGATCTCGACCTGCCGCTGGCCGATGCGGCCGATGACAGCCCGCTCAACCTCAAGGCCGCGCGCGAGGCTGCCGACCGCAAGGCCATCCGCCATGCGCTGGCCCGCAGCGAGGGCAATATCTCCAACACCGCGCGCCTGCTGGGGATCAGCCGGCCCACGCTTTATGATCTGCTCAAACAGTATGACATGCAGAACTGAGCGCAAAATTGAGCCGGGGGCCCGGTTCCGGGCGGGGCTGGGGCTCTGTGTGGCCGGGCTTTTGACCGGGCTTTGGCCGCTGTCCTCGCAGGCGGATGGGGGGATCGACGCCTTGCGCGCCCGTTCGCGCGCCGCGCTGGCCCGGCACGATCCGATTGCCGCCGAAGTGCCGCTGCGCGAGGCCTTGCGCAAGGGCGCCTCCGAAGATGCCCTGCGCGCCGATCTGGGTGCGGCCCTGCTGGCGCGGGACGACCGGGTCGAGGCGCACCGTATTCTGGACAAGGGTGATTTCACGCCCGACACGGCGGCGCTGGGCTGGCGCATGCGCGGCGAACTGGCGATGAGCGAAGGCCATCTGCCACAGGCCGGGCAGGATTTCGACCAGGCGCTCAAGGTGGCGCCGGGCGATGCCGACTTGTGGGTCTCCATCGCCCGGCTGCGCTTTACCGGGGGCGAGGAAGCCCAGGCGCAGGAAGCCGCCGAACGGGCCGTGACACTGGCCCCGCGCAGCGCCCGTGCGCTGGCCATGCGCGGGATGATGGTGCGCGCGCGCTTCGGCTTGCGCGCCGGGCTGCCCTGGTTCGAGCAGGGGCTGCGCTTCCATCCCGACGACGCGGGCCTGCTGGTCGAATATGCGGCCACGCTGGGCGACATGGGGCGCAACCGCGACATGCTGGCGGCGGTCCGGCGTCTGGCCCAGGCCGATCCGGGCGAGCCGCGCATCTTCTATCTTCAGGCCGTGCTCGCCGCGCGTGCGGGACGTTCGGAACTGGCGCGCAGCCTGTTGCAACGCACGGGGACAGCCTTGCGCGACCTGCCCGGCGCGATGCTGCTGGGCGGCGTGCTCGAATATCGGGCGGGCAATTATGCGGTTGCTGCCGGGCTGCTCGAACGGCTGGCCCGTCTTCAGCCCGGCAATCTGGAGGCCCAGCAGTTGCTGGCACGGGTCACGGCGCGGAGCGGCGACAACCGGCAGGTCGTCCTGCGCTGGGATGCGGTTGCGCGCCAGCCGTTTGCCTCTCCCTATCTCAAGGTGCTGGTGGCGCGCAGCTGGCTGGCCCTGGGGCAGAAGGCGCGCGGGCAGGCCATGCTCGCCAGCGCGGGCCTGAGCCGGGCAGGGGGCGGGGCGGCGGGTGAGGCTGGGGGCGGGAGAGGGCCCTTCGTATCCATTCCCCCCGATCAGCCGCTGGGTGCGCTCTCCTTGCGCTATCAGGATGCGCCCAATTTCGCCGGGGTGGCCGTGCCCTATGTGCGCGGGCTGCTGGCCGCGCGACGGGGCGATCAGGCCCGCGTGGTGGCCGACCGCTTGCGCGACGCCAATCCGGGGGCCTCGCAGGCCTGGCTGGTGGCGGGCGATGTGAGGATGCTGGGCGGCGATCCGCGCGGCGCCGTTGCGCAATACGAACAGGCCGCCACGATCCGGTTTGGCGAACCCGTCCTGCGGCGCCTCGACGCGGCCTTGCGGGCCAGTGGGCAGCCTCGGGCGGCTGATACGGTGACCGCACGCTATCTTGATGCGAACCCGCAAAGCCTTGCCGCCATGCGTCTTCTGCTGGCCGCGTGGCGCGAGGAAGGGCGCATGGCCGAAGCCGCCGCGATGGAGCGCGCCTTGCGAGCGCGCGGTGTCTGAAAAAAGCGGGCAGGGAGGGGTGCGAAGGGGCCCCGAAAGCCCCTTCGCGCCGGTTTTCTCCAGCGTTCGGCCTCAGCGTCCGGCGTTGGCTGCCGAAAGGATCGCGCGCACGCTGGCCGTGGCGACATCTTCGTCGATGCCCACGCCCCAGACCACGCGGCCATCGGCGAGCACGCATTCGACATAGGCCGCCGCACGGGCATTGGTGCCGCTGCCCATCGCGTGTTCGGAGTAGTCGCGCACTTCGAGGTTGACGCCGAAGTCGTCCTTGAGCGTGGCGACGACCGACGAGATCAGGCCATTGCCACGACCGCTGACCGACTGGACTTTGCCTTCGACCTCGATCTTGCCGGCAAAGACGCGGGTGCCGTCGGCGCTGCGCTGTTCGTCATAGTCGACCAGCGCGAAGTGCTGGGGCGCATCGAGGCGGTAGGTCTTGCGGAACACGCCCCAGATGTCGCCAGCCTGAAGCTCGCGGCCCAGTTCGTCGGCCAGTTCCTGAACGTGGCGCGAGAAGTGCGCCTGCATCTTCTTGGGCAGCTTGAGGCCCTGATCCTGTTCCAGAACCCAGGCGAACCCGCCCTTGCCGCTCTGCGAGTTGACGCGGATCACCGCTTCATAGCTGCGGCCCAGATCGGCCGGGTCGATCGGCAGGTAGGGCACCGACCAGAGTTCGTCGTTGCGCTTTTCCTGCGCGGCGAAGCCCTTCTTGATGGCGTCCTGATGGCTGCCCGAGAAAGCGGTGAAGACCAGTTCGCCGCCATAGGGGTGGCGCGGGTGGACGGGCAGCTGGTTGCAGTATTCGACCGTCTGGATCACTTCGTCGATGTCCGAGAAGTCCAGTTCGGGATCGACGCCCTGCGTGTAGAGGTTCAGGCCCACGGTCACCAGACAGCAATTGCCGGTGCGCTCGCCATTGCCGAACAGGCAGCCTTCGACGCGGTCGGCGCCCGCCATCAGGCCCAGTTCGGCAGCG
The genomic region above belongs to Novosphingobium sp. IK01 and contains:
- the leuA gene encoding 2-isopropylmalate synthase, giving the protein MAMLKNPGIKYRPFPQVDLPDRQWPSRTITKAPRWLSTDMRDGNQSLIDPMDADKKARFFDLLLKVGIKEIEVGFPSAGATEYDFIRGLVDQGRIPDDVMVQVLTQSREDLIKTSFESLAGAKQAIVHVYNAVSPLWRSVVFGMEKSEVKEIARRGATLLRDQAARFPQTDWHFEYSPETFSTAELDFSIECCEAVMEVLQPTVEKPIILNLPATVEASTANIYADQIEYFCRNLPGRDRAVISLHTHNDRGTGVAAAELGLMAGADRVEGCLFGNGERTGNCCLVTVGLNLYTQGVDPELDFSDIDEVIQTVEYCNQLPVHPRHPYGGELVFTAFSGSHQDAIKKGFAAQEKRNDELWSVPYLPIDPADLGRSYEAVIRVNSQSGKGGFAWVLEQDQGLKLPKKMQAHFSRHVQELADELGRELQAGDIWGVFRKTYRLDAPQHFALVDYDEQRSADGTRVFAGKIEVEGKVQSVSGRGNGLISSVVATLKDDFGVNLEVRDYSEHAMGSGTNARAAAYVECVLADGRVVWGVGIDEDVATASVRAILSAANAGR
- a CDS encoding TIGR03013 family XrtA/PEP-CTERM system glycosyltransferase, which encodes MIRLFKHYIPKAVFLLGVIDFWLLILAGELGWRVRAYQLSIDSGSIGDRLVPLLLFAVLVQTAMVSVGVYGSDALRSMRYATARLMVAISLGIIALSVVYFLLPGHTLWRSNLFYAMMLSLGLLIGVRVALGGFLGTAAFRRRVLVLGAGQRADRLRKLGERREAGFMIVGFVAMSAQEPVIEEAISRDALPNLTRFVENLGVSEVVLALEERRNALPLKDLLRIKTTGVHVNDFSTFVERETGRVDLDTVNPSWLIFSDGFASGRMLSGAVKRAFDIAASLLLLVLTAPVIAVFAVLVKLDSKGPAFFRQTRVGLYGQSFDLIKLRSMRTDAEAGGAQWAAKNDPRVTRIGGLIRKLRIDELPQTWTVLKGEMSFVGPRPERPEFVTGLEEELPYYAERHMVKPGITGWAQINYPYGASIEDARNKLEYDLYYAKNYTPFLDLLILLQTLRVVLWHEGAR
- the prsK gene encoding XrtA/PEP-CTERM system histidine kinase PrsK, which translates into the protein MHAPSEWTGLSGWGGLGQWGFVLAAFAALVLGGWQIERYRRGHDAARARAVRLAPIVAVLVCALWALIEATYGPGDPAALIADVARNLACLGLVYALFVDDGRHETVAPVRPVLVVLAVVELLQPALLVLRLRLGMDGLPDSHELVMIFEISVILRLLVITGALVLVHNLYVGAMGPQRQALRWTCGALALIWGYDLNFYTMVYLVNAMPAQLVGLRALVALLGMGVLGMGAMRERSQARFSPSRAVAFQSLSLLVIGGYMLLMVAVAQSVAWLGGGATMLTQLGFVFATTVLVLVLVPSQRLRGWLNVMVSKHFFQHRYDYRAEWLRFTRTIGQGHSVQGLGGQETGDATSLHARVVQALADITDSPRGALLVPADNGDLVLAARWQWPTLDVPAQAMPAHSVAFFEQSGFIVDLDEVRRGVDHRGEACATPGWMAQDEAIWALVPLVHFDRLVGLVALGRPPLARKLDWEDFDLLRVAGHQIASTIAENNGQLALLEASRFDEFNRRIAFVMHDIKNLASQLSLLARNAERHADNPEFRKDMLLTLGNAADKLNALLARLSRYGTGHGGERLVPVDAGALAQRLVARWQGMPVEVVIGRADPCLVMVSPETLEQVLVHLVQNALDASGPGMPVRIEVSGEGETGSVAVVDSGCGMSAEFVRNGLFKPFVSTKPGGFGIGAFEARELVRAMRGSLDVESREGLGSRFVVRLPLAAQSPPDLPPFDLVTEQKVA
- the prsR gene encoding PEP-CTERM-box response regulator transcription factor gives rise to the protein MTEPHAKTASSPVPPKPGSRLLPKLLIVEDDPGLQAQLKWAYEDFEVLIAGDRASALTLLRAEEPPVVTLDLGLPPDPDGTSEGFALLDAIMSLKPDTKVIVASGHGARESALRAVAQGAYDFYAKPVDIDALGLIVRRAFHLHRIEAENRALAARAPADARVLGGMITAAPEMVKVARTIERVANTDVSVMLLGASGTGKELLARGLHEASVRSGAAFVAINCAAIPENLLESELFGHEKGAFTGAVKTTEGKIEQANGGTLFLDEVGDIPLQLQVKLLRFLQERTIERIGGRRAIPVDTRIVCATHQNLEAMIADGRFREDLWYRLAEIVIRIPSLAQRPGDAILLAKAFLTRFAAAMNPAVKGFAPDALAAIDAWGWPGNVRELENRLKRAVIMADGKLVCAADLDLPLADAADDSPLNLKAAREAADRKAIRHALARSEGNISNTARLLGISRPTLYDLLKQYDMQN
- a CDS encoding patatin-like protein, coding for MRQKELRLALVSTGGISLAVYMHGVTKELWHLLRASRAHHAHSRNAAPDTAEPSGTEAVWRALFETIAQDRGLSLRVMIDILSGASAGGINAVFLAQALATGQSLEPLTHLWLERADSDILLDPDARPWGRLAKFWAQPLVWAALRWPGLQPGGHDLARQLGPALRGEVRRKVSRLIRARWFAPPFSGIGFSRLLAEALDAMARSPADAPLLPPRHPLDLLVTATDFTGHPTPLHLNSPPLVEENEHRLAIGFQAQIATLHGRPMAALPELVLAARATASFPGAFPPLTLAEIDQLMAERGQGWPGREAFVARIMPHRWRQGTLDQAALVDGAVLANRPFGPAMSALTSRPSRREVDRRFVYLDPAPHNPGASPASQAPAPIGFLSAIFGALSTIPREQPIRDNLEALERQSRERQRVRAIVENLKPEIEDTVVRLFGHTLFFDRPSHARLISWRARAQQAAAEQAGFAFHSYAQVKLAGIVADLAALIAQALPAPLAAELGADPHSGRGAAPVEERLWAHLESLGLNHLSERSGGASQAAIAFFRAHDLNFRIRRLKLLARRLTSNWDEADGIAPAMREAARDVVYQAQALYQAQASLAGLGPGFSDHAAQFATHPGAVLAQIAARRDLARLDDEVDALFVRAIEAMDKPLRRRFLHAYLGFPFYDVATLPLYQGDGLGEFDSVKVDRISPEDATAIRPGGTRACLKGIAFTHFGAFFSRAWRENDYLWGRLNGAERLIDMVCSTLDMALDETVVRSFKRRAFLAILDEEEARLQADPGLVPALRAEVLERMGR
- a CDS encoding tetratricopeptide repeat protein, which gives rise to MAGLLTGLWPLSSQADGGIDALRARSRAALARHDPIAAEVPLREALRKGASEDALRADLGAALLARDDRVEAHRILDKGDFTPDTAALGWRMRGELAMSEGHLPQAGQDFDQALKVAPGDADLWVSIARLRFTGGEEAQAQEAAERAVTLAPRSARALAMRGMMVRARFGLRAGLPWFEQGLRFHPDDAGLLVEYAATLGDMGRNRDMLAAVRRLAQADPGEPRIFYLQAVLAARAGRSELARSLLQRTGTALRDLPGAMLLGGVLEYRAGNYAVAAGLLERLARLQPGNLEAQQLLARVTARSGDNRQVVLRWDAVARQPFASPYLKVLVARSWLALGQKARGQAMLASAGLSRAGGGAAGEAGGGRGPFVSIPPDQPLGALSLRYQDAPNFAGVAVPYVRGLLAARRGDQARVVADRLRDANPGASQAWLVAGDVRMLGGDPRGAVAQYEQAATIRFGEPVLRRLDAALRASGQPRAADTVTARYLDANPQSLAAMRLLLAAWREEGRMAEAAAMERALRARGV